One stretch of Hemitrygon akajei chromosome 18, sHemAka1.3, whole genome shotgun sequence DNA includes these proteins:
- the casc3 gene encoding protein CASC3 isoform X2, translating to MADRRRRRASQDTDEEDDDVPKSELEVVPSVPCILDLSGVQAREAESECESEDGIEGDAVVLSDYESAEENGSQKSEEDGEEYSEEEVPKEEAKTSNKGDEDESSKEGKPEEKGEITGERQSGDGQESTEPVENKMGKKSRRQLDDDEDRKNPAYIPRKGLFFEHDLRGHTEPEEVRPKVRQRKLWKDEGRWVHDKFQEDEQAPKSRDELISLYGYDIRLDRNPDEIRPRRIRKPRFRSPQNRDSDWIEKPPPRPYLRKTVSIIPSTRTFNRRIGGQERKSPAKNYFKNVSCVEDHENVKPIEVNSSRSYHSSGELSTSENKTDAKNIEQGHVKETVIITDCLESVKSYGVTREDGSVQNQSLPTENVPQVQEKTIEKKSYSRIRRTRNKVTEVGKPQSVEDTPVPGLVPAAQQIPIQPLPAPVSKAGSWETPSIDSAVTGLECEMTQMNLSGKNWTSNSQPQCVQPRDLQGIPNSLHMNASQYNRVEEMGSQARRAKRYSSQRQRPVPETPPPPPPPAPAPALGPAPAPGPAPMHIGLMEGHYYDTLQFQGPIYTHSESSAPLPPQGMIVQPDMHLPHPVPGFNHHQSPGHLTNTGLYAPQVPLPSGQPPPPQVLPPPFFTSGMMNYGNPSYPYTTGGLPPHIYPTTQAQSQVFGGVTYYNTVQQQALPKPSPPRRQSQPVTVKPPPPEDSRSEKLKERNEA from the exons GAGAGTGAAGATGGCATAGAAGGCGATG CTGTTGTACTTTCAGATTATGAAAGTGCCGAAGAGAATGGTTCTCAAAAATCC GAAGAAGATGGTGAAGAATATAGTGAAGAGGAAGTCCCAAAAGAGGAAGCAAAAACTAGCAATAAAGGAGATGAGGATGAATCATCAAAGGAAGGAAAGCCTGAAGAGAAAGGAGAGATTactggagagagacagagtggaGATGGACAG GAAAGCACAGAACCTGTCGAAAATAAAATGGGTAAAAAGAGCAGACGTCAACTGGATGACGATGAAGATCGGAAAAACCCTGCCTATATTCCACGGAAAGGACTCTTCTTTGAGCATGATCTAAGAGGACATACTGAACCAGAAGAAGTGAG gccCAAAGTCAGACAGCGCAAGCTCTGGAAAGATGAAGGTCGATGGGTGCACGATAAGTTCCAAGAAGATGAACAAGCACCTAAGTCCCGAGATGAACTGATTTCCTTGTATGGTTATGATATTCGATTAGACAGAAATCCTGATGAAATAAGGCCACGAAGGATAAGAAAGCCGAG GTTTAGAAGTCCTCAAAACCGAGACTCTGATTGGATAGAAAAACCACCACCAAGGCCTTACCTACGTAAAACTGTCAGTATCATCCCTTCTACAAGAACTTTTAACCGAAGGATAGGAGGACAAGAACGGAAGTCTCCAGCAAAGAACTACTTTAAAAATGTTTCTTGTGTTGAAGATCATGAGAATGTGAAACCAATTGAAGTAAATAGTTCAAGAAGTTATCATTCTTCAGGGGAACTATCCACCAGTGAAAATAAAACGGATGCAAAGAATATAGAACAGGGTCATGTGAAAGAGACTGTGATTATAACAGACTGTTTAGAGTCGGTGAAGAGTTATGGTGTGACGAGAGAAGATGGCTCTGTACAAAATCAGTCCCTTCCTACTGAGAATGTGCCACAGGTACAGGAAAAGACAATAGAAAAGAAATCCTATTCCCGTATTCGAAGAACCAGGAACAAAGTCACTGAGGTAGGGAAGCCACAGTCTGTGGAGGACACTCCAGTCCCAGGTTTGGTTCCTGCTGCTCAGCAGATACCTATTCAGCCTCTCCCTGCACCAGTGTCAAAGGCTGGCTCCTGGGAGACCCCATCCATAGACTCTGCTGTGACTGGGCTCGAGTGTGAGATGACCCAAATGAATTTATCGGGGAAAAACTGGACTTCAAATAGCCAACCACAATGTGTACAGCCAAGAGACCTCCAGG GCATTCCCAATTCACTACACATGAATGCTTCTCAATACAACAGAGTGGAAGAAATG GGCAGCCAAGCAAGACGGGCAAAGCGTTACTCATCTCAGCGACAACGGCCAGTACCCGaaacacccccaccaccacctcctccagcacctGCACCGGCACTGGGGCCAGCCCCAGCTCCAGGCCCTGCTCCTATGCACATTGGCCTCATGGAAGGGCATTATTACGATACAT TACAATTTCAAGGACCAATTTATACCCACAGTGAAAGTTCAGCTCCTCTGCCACCTCAGGGCATGATTGTTCAGCCAGATATGcaccttcctcatccag TTCCAGGTTTTAATCACCACCAGTCACCTGGCCACCTCACCAACACTGGTCTTTATGCTCCACAAGTTCCATTGCCATCTGGGCAACCACCTCCACCCCAGGTGCTACCTCCTCCCTTCTTTACTTCTGGAATGATGAACTATGGAAATCCCAGTTATCCATACACAACAGGAGGACtcccacctcacatttatccaacTACTCAG GCCCAGTCTCAGGTCTTTGGTGGAGTCACTTACTACAACACTGTACAGCAGCAGGCTCTGCCAAAGCCATCACCTCCAAGACGACAATCGCAGCCTGTTACTGTTAAACCACCGCCACCTGAG GACAGCCGAAGTGAAAAACTGAAAGAAAGGAACGAAGCTTAG
- the casc3 gene encoding protein CASC3 isoform X1 has translation MADRRRRRASQDTDEEDDDVPKSELEVVPSVPCILDLSGVQAREAESECESEDGIEGDAVVLSDYESAEENGSQKSEEDGEEYSEEEVPKEEAKTSNKGDEDESSKEGKPEEKGEITGERQSGDGQESTEPVENKMGKKSRRQLDDDEDRKNPAYIPRKGLFFEHDLRGHTEPEEVRPKVRQRKLWKDEGRWVHDKFQEDEQAPKSRDELISLYGYDIRLDRNPDEIRPRRIRKPRFRSPQNRDSDWIEKPPPRPYLRKTVSIIPSTRTFNRRIGGQERKSPAKNYFKNVSCVEDHENVKPIEVNSSRSYHSSGELSTSENKTDAKNIEQGHVKETVIITDCLESVKSYGVTREDGSVQNQSLPTENVPQVQEKTIEKKSYSRIRRTRNKVTEVGKPQSVEDTPVPGLVPAAQQIPIQPLPAPVSKAGSWETPSIDSAVTGLECEMTQMNLSGKNWTSNSQPQCVQPRDLQGIPNSLHMNASQYNRVEEMGSQARRAKRYSSQRQRPVPETPPPPPPPAPAPALGPAPAPGPAPMHIGLMEGHYYDTLQFQGPIYTHSESSAPLPPQGMIVQPDMHLPHPVPGFNHHQSPGHLTNTGLYAPQVPLPSGQPPPPQVLPPPFFTSGMMNYGNPSYPYTTGGLPPHIYPTTQAQSQVFGGVTYYNTVQQQALPKPSPPRRQSQPVTVKPPPPEVLDTSIIWFPCSIGQPK, from the exons GAGAGTGAAGATGGCATAGAAGGCGATG CTGTTGTACTTTCAGATTATGAAAGTGCCGAAGAGAATGGTTCTCAAAAATCC GAAGAAGATGGTGAAGAATATAGTGAAGAGGAAGTCCCAAAAGAGGAAGCAAAAACTAGCAATAAAGGAGATGAGGATGAATCATCAAAGGAAGGAAAGCCTGAAGAGAAAGGAGAGATTactggagagagacagagtggaGATGGACAG GAAAGCACAGAACCTGTCGAAAATAAAATGGGTAAAAAGAGCAGACGTCAACTGGATGACGATGAAGATCGGAAAAACCCTGCCTATATTCCACGGAAAGGACTCTTCTTTGAGCATGATCTAAGAGGACATACTGAACCAGAAGAAGTGAG gccCAAAGTCAGACAGCGCAAGCTCTGGAAAGATGAAGGTCGATGGGTGCACGATAAGTTCCAAGAAGATGAACAAGCACCTAAGTCCCGAGATGAACTGATTTCCTTGTATGGTTATGATATTCGATTAGACAGAAATCCTGATGAAATAAGGCCACGAAGGATAAGAAAGCCGAG GTTTAGAAGTCCTCAAAACCGAGACTCTGATTGGATAGAAAAACCACCACCAAGGCCTTACCTACGTAAAACTGTCAGTATCATCCCTTCTACAAGAACTTTTAACCGAAGGATAGGAGGACAAGAACGGAAGTCTCCAGCAAAGAACTACTTTAAAAATGTTTCTTGTGTTGAAGATCATGAGAATGTGAAACCAATTGAAGTAAATAGTTCAAGAAGTTATCATTCTTCAGGGGAACTATCCACCAGTGAAAATAAAACGGATGCAAAGAATATAGAACAGGGTCATGTGAAAGAGACTGTGATTATAACAGACTGTTTAGAGTCGGTGAAGAGTTATGGTGTGACGAGAGAAGATGGCTCTGTACAAAATCAGTCCCTTCCTACTGAGAATGTGCCACAGGTACAGGAAAAGACAATAGAAAAGAAATCCTATTCCCGTATTCGAAGAACCAGGAACAAAGTCACTGAGGTAGGGAAGCCACAGTCTGTGGAGGACACTCCAGTCCCAGGTTTGGTTCCTGCTGCTCAGCAGATACCTATTCAGCCTCTCCCTGCACCAGTGTCAAAGGCTGGCTCCTGGGAGACCCCATCCATAGACTCTGCTGTGACTGGGCTCGAGTGTGAGATGACCCAAATGAATTTATCGGGGAAAAACTGGACTTCAAATAGCCAACCACAATGTGTACAGCCAAGAGACCTCCAGG GCATTCCCAATTCACTACACATGAATGCTTCTCAATACAACAGAGTGGAAGAAATG GGCAGCCAAGCAAGACGGGCAAAGCGTTACTCATCTCAGCGACAACGGCCAGTACCCGaaacacccccaccaccacctcctccagcacctGCACCGGCACTGGGGCCAGCCCCAGCTCCAGGCCCTGCTCCTATGCACATTGGCCTCATGGAAGGGCATTATTACGATACAT TACAATTTCAAGGACCAATTTATACCCACAGTGAAAGTTCAGCTCCTCTGCCACCTCAGGGCATGATTGTTCAGCCAGATATGcaccttcctcatccag TTCCAGGTTTTAATCACCACCAGTCACCTGGCCACCTCACCAACACTGGTCTTTATGCTCCACAAGTTCCATTGCCATCTGGGCAACCACCTCCACCCCAGGTGCTACCTCCTCCCTTCTTTACTTCTGGAATGATGAACTATGGAAATCCCAGTTATCCATACACAACAGGAGGACtcccacctcacatttatccaacTACTCAG GCCCAGTCTCAGGTCTTTGGTGGAGTCACTTACTACAACACTGTACAGCAGCAGGCTCTGCCAAAGCCATCACCTCCAAGACGACAATCGCAGCCTGTTACTGTTAAACCACCGCCACCTGAGGTACTTGATACATCCATCATCTGGTTTCCATGCAGCATAG GACAGCCGAAGTGA